A stretch of DNA from Rhizoctonia solani chromosome 9, complete sequence:
GAAGAACAAGCAAAAAAGCCCGCAGTCGAAAAGGATACAGCAAAACCGCAAAAAGCCACCggaaaaggaaagaaaaggGCAAGAGCGAGCGATAGCTATGATATTGCTGGGCACATCGATTCATCGACACTGGAAAAAGCCAACAAGCGAGCAAGGGGAGAAAAGGtcaaagaggaagaacagaCCACTTCGTTACCAAGTATGGAACAGCCAGATCTAATCACAGGAGCAAGACTGAAGGACTACCAACTGGAGGGGGTGAGGTGGATAGCAAGTCTATGGGAGAACGGGCTGAACGGGATCCTTGCGGACGAGATGGGACTTGGGTGAGCTGGCTTGCATTGTTTATCGATCTCGACTATTGCTGACTTTACCCAATAAAAGAAAGGTTTGTGGATCATAACACAATGCACACGTCTCTGATCTATGTTTTAGACCCTGCAAACAATCTCATTCCTTGCGCACATGAAATCCAAAGGGGTGTGGGGCCCGTTCCTCATTGTCTGCCCTCTGAGTGTGCTGCACAACTGGATATCGGAGTTTGAGAAGTTTGCACCATCAGTGAGTACTAGTATAGCGTTGGTCATTGCTAGCTCACAAGGTATGACAGATACCGGTGTGTATGTATCACGGCTCCCCTCAACATCGAGTCGAGCTGCGACAGACTGTACTACGACAGCCAACGTCAAACGCATCACTGCCTAAACCCAAGCGAGGACGACCGAAGAAAAAGACTGATGACGAACTGCCTGAACAAACGACACAGACGTTCCCGGTTATTGTGACAACTTATGACATGGTAAGTGACCCTGTTTCATTGCTCTTCCCCACTGATCCCTTTTTCAGGTCATCAGAGATCGGATACATCTGGCCAAGTTTGGATGGAAGTACATTGTAGTCGACGAGGGCCATCGACTGAAAAACGTTCGCGCCACATCCAGCTCACCATGAATTTGATATTTACGTGATGACAGATGAACTGCAAGCTGATCCAAGAGCTGAAGCAGTACCCGAGTGCTAATCGACTGATTCTGACTGGCACACCTCTCCACGTACGTTCTTAAATATCAGACCATATCCACATAGCTCACTTCGGGGCAGAACAATCTTGCGGAACTATGGTCTTTATTGAACTTTATTCTTCCGGATATCTTCAACGACTTGCACTCGTTCCAACAATGGTTCAACTTTAGCGAGAATACTGACCTGGGCGACCGAACAGCCGGGATTGTATCACAGCTGCACGCCATTCTGAAGCCGTTCCTGTTGCGTCGACTGAAGACGGATGTGGTGACCGACCTACCGCCGAAGAAAGAGTACGTACTGTACGCGCCGTTGACCAGTGAGCAGAAGGATCTATACCAGGCAACACTGGAGAAGGACGTTCGGGACTACCTAATGAAACAGGCGTTGGATGCATTGGAGAAGGATgaggaaaaggaagaagTAGAGGAAGTTGTGGATGAAAAGGACGACAAGAGGAAGCTGAGGAAGCGGACTAAGCCCGCTGCTCCGGCCTACTTGCTGGAAGATGACGACGATACGTACTTTGATGCCTTGGAAAGAGGCGACTACGATATCCCGGAGGAGACCGAAGAGGAAAGGAGGAAGAAAGAGAGGGACGCTGCCAAGAGGCAAACAAGTGAGTTGATCATCCCCATTTCATACACGGCTCTGATTTCGCCCTAGTTCGAGGTGTAAACAACCAGCACTTGCAAAATGTTGTGATGCAACTCCGCAAAGTCTGCTCTCACCCATACCTGTTCGACTGGCCTACGAAACCCGACTCGGATGAATCTGTTGTTGACGATACGTTGGTTGCGAAGAGTGGAAAGATGCTGCTTCTGGAACGAATGCTGGATGAACTACTAAAGAAAGGACATAAAGTCTTGATATTCTCCCAGTTTACGACGGTGTTGGATATCATTCAGGTTCGTTCAGTTCTCGCATTGATCAATATTCACATTAAATTTGACCATGTGTAGCAATGGTTAACTCACTGCAAAGACTTGGAGCACTGTCGAATTGATGGATCTACTTCTCCCGAAGATCGACGTGAACAGATGGACTGGTTTAACAAGTCCGGACATGGACATGACGATCCTCGTATCTTTTTGCTTTCGACTCGTGCGGGAGGACTGGGGATTAACCTTGTGGGAGCTGATACGGTCATATTCTTTGATCAGGACTGGGTGAGTATAGACTACCTCCTCATTAAAACTGGTAACTGATTCAGAGTGGGATTAGAATCCTCAAATGGACTTGCAGGCTCAAGACCGTGCTCATCGTATTGGCCAAACCAAGCCCGTGTTGATCTTCAGGTTGATCTGCCAGCACACAATCGAGACCAAGATCATGCAGAGTGCGACGAACAAGAGAAAGTTGGAGGCGATGGTTATTGCCAAGGGTGCGTCCATCGAACCAGTCCCACAAGATACACTAACACTCTTGATAGACAAATTCCGAGGCTTTGAAAGCCGCAAATCTCGCAACGAGAACCTCGTCAACATGGCAAACGAAATGCTCCAACTCGAAGGCGAAAAGATCAACTTGGTGCATCATGGAGATAAAATCATTTCAGACGCAGATATGGATGTCCTGCTCGACCGTCGTCCCGAAGTGTTCACACAGCGTAGCAAGGGCTGGACCGGCAAGAATGAAGGCACGTTCGAGGTGTACGAGGCGGAAAAGGATGAAGGGAACGATGGGTTGGCGAGGATGGGTAATGACGAGTAAGGTAGATCTAGGTTTCGTATCTGGGTATAATTTTCTTTTACGTTCGTGTAATTGTTCTCTCGATTCGAGATGTGTTATAATTATTTCTTTTTCAATGCAATGGTTGTGTCTCTACGCGCGTGATGGCCTGCCCTGAATTTGATCTTGGTGCGGGGCTTGTGATCGGCGACCACCCACAACAAACGGGCAACTAGTACTGGAGTCTCTGGTTTCTGTGGCTGATATCGGTATGCCTCGATTATCCCAAGCTGCTACGAATGCTGCTTCTGCGGAGAGTCAACAGGATGTGGTTATGGCTTCCGAAGGAGTTGATAATTATGAATTGCCCAAGACGTTAGTGACGCGGATTGTCAAGTCAGCGGTGAGTGCTCAACTATCCAACACAAAGACCGAGTGTCTCATGGGCATGCAACGACTTAGATACCTGAAAACGCCAAAGTTCAAAGAGAAGCAATGCACGCGTTCTTGAAAGGCTCGACGGTGTTTATCAACTACCTCGGTGCGTCTCGACCATACCATTTCAACCAACACGAAATTAAAACTCGCCGCATTCGTTAGCTGCGACAGCACACGAACTGTCACGAGCACGAGGGCACAAATCGGTCGGTGCCGCAGACGTGATCAAGGCTATCGAGACGATCGAGTTTAATACCGACGGATTGGTCAAGTTTTTAGAAATGGATTTAGAAGGTGGGTCTCCCTCTTGTTTCTTTTCACTACTTGATATTTAAATATTGTGATAGCGTATAGGCAAGGGACGAAAAAGCCTAAACCGGCTGCAAAGCCCAAGCCTAAACAAGGGGATGCAACCACCACTGCTGGTGCATCTGTCGCTGCCTCGGCGTCTGCCTCTACACCTGCCAGCGCGAGTGGTCGCAAGTTGAAAATTGTCGTTGCGCCTATACGGGATGATGACGAGACGGGTCCGATGGAGGGTGAAGTGGTCGAGATGAggcaagaggaagaagaggaggaagaggttgGCGAGGATGTGGACGAGTTGGAGGATGACGGTGAGTCCAATCCTCGAGTTCTTAGAGTACCTATTGACATTGTTGTAGTGGATGAGGAGCCGGACGAGACGGTTACAGAGGGTGTTAGTTTTGCTACTAGTGGAGTTGAGAGTTCGATGATGGACGAATCGTTTAGGTCGACTACCTGATACTATATTTGGCTAGTTCAATTATTTATTGCATTCTTTTGAGAACCCAAGCTAGACCGCGAATCTCATGAATGAGGATCTAGGCCAAGTTTGAGATAATTAGAAAGTCATTGATGTGTTTGCTCCGAAACCCGAGGACCTGTCATTGAATTCAACCAATTTGGGAATTGAAGAGACGCCGCCGGGCGCTTGTGTGATGTGCCCGGGGGTGTGGGTTAGATCGAGTGAACGTCCATCGCTGCTGTCCAGGCCACTCCTCGTGGCTAGATATCAAGCATCCCTAGTCAAGTGGCAAGAGTGTAGGGAGACCTGACCTCGCCTGAACGCGTGCTTGGGCTTCCTGGTTCGGCTATCTATCTGTTCTGCCACACACACCGAATCAAACGGGCTCTTTTTCCGTGTCTAATCgggatttggcagtgtgCTATTTGGCTTGGTCATCCGACCCTTGGACGCCCGCGATATCGATTATTTTATCCTACAACGACGACCAACGCTCTACGCCCTAGATGAATGCCGCTACGATGGAATATGCACATACTAATCAGCGTCGGGTCCAGCCTACTGCATTGACCATGCATCCATCTGGAACTAGCGCATATTACACACAGTCCGATCCACAGTATATTACTCATGCCGATCCCTCAACatggcagcagcagcaatacTATAATAACCCCTCTCCCCAGGACTCGGCTCGCGCAACCCTCTCTCCCCCCAATGCATTCAACACACAGGGCTATTCCTCGGATTACCTCACACCCTCTCCTCGCTCGTCCCATCCCGACTCGTGGAGCGCATCCAGCAACCAATGGGTCAGCCCACGCGAGAGTCCGATCATGGCTAGCGCCGCCGCCCCACCCGCCTGGAACGCAAATGCGGCCGAAGTCACTTGGAATTCGGGCATAGGCAGCTTTCCTCCTCTGTTACCTGGTCCCAAGAAGACCTTGGACCCGCGCCAGGCGAGTTTGGCGCCTACTACTTCATCCTCTGACCAGCGCAGCACGTCCGGAGCGAGCGATAATGATACATGGGCCATCACTACCGCTCGTGGAAAACGACTTCGTACGGACGAGAGTCAAAAGCTCAAGACTGGGGCGTGTAAGAATTGTAAACGATTAAAGGTGCGTGGCTGTTTTATAAAGTGTGGAGGATAGGGGGTTTGATGATGGGCTAGATGAAATGCACGTTTGATCCACCTGGGTCCGCAACGTGCCAACGGTGTCGAGGGAACGGACATGACTGTATCGTCGAAGGACGAAAGCCCAGGAAGAACTCGGAGTGCGTCCAGTTTATCACCTATTTACTTTCCGTTTGCTAATCACCTCGCACACAGACCACTAGAACAGCTCTCTGCACTCATCGATGATAAACAAGAAATCATCGATGGCCTGTTGCGTATCGTTTCCCGCCCACGCACGGCCGAGAACACAGGCGCGGACACGGCCGAAGTATGGCGCTGGATCGAACGAGCCGCCCGTTCGCTCATGCCCGCCCAGCCATCCGGCGAGGATCCCGAAGTAGGAAACGAAGAAGAGCGCTTGCCGCCCGATCCGACACCCATCGGCCTATTAGCAGATCTGTCGCTCAACGATCCCGAAAAGGAGGATGGGCAGACCAAAGGAATGAGTAGCTCCAAGAGTCAGACGGAAGAAGGGGACGACGTTGGAGTCGCCAATGCCGAGTATTTTAGACCTGGTCCGATGGCGCATCCGGATTTGAGGAGGATTATCGTCGAGAGGCAGATGGTCCCGGAGATTTTGACGTTGAAGGTCATTGCGGATGATGAAGTCGAACATTTGTTTAGGATGTGAGTGGGTTGGATCGCGAGTTGGGATTATGCTAATTTAATCGGGGCAGATTTCACGAAAGGATTGATGTGGGGAGATTTATTTTTTATCCGGTGTTAATGGCTCATAGTGTTACAGGCAGTAATAGCTATCATTGATCCTGTCATTCATACGGTTGCAGGAGTCAAAGCCCGATGTCCTTTCTTGTTCACAGTCAGTGCGTGCAAATTTTCCATCATCCCGTAGCACCTGCTCATCTCATTCGTTTGATCCATCCACTCGTGCCCCTGTGCCCGTGCCACAGTCTGCGCCATAGCCTCTCGGTACTGGATCGAACGACCCGAACTCTACAAGGTCCTCATGCACTATGCCAAATCCGCCGCCGCCACCGCTATAACCGACGGATGGAAATCACTCGAAGTGTGCCAGGCGTACCTGCTACTCAGCGTTTATCCCCAACCCGCCAAATCCTGGGCGGAAGATCGAGGATGGCTATACCTCGGGTGTGCAATCCGGTCCGTATTTCCTCatactttttttttaattAATGCCTTTGCTGACACAAGCGATTATAGCCTGGCGATGGACTTGGGGCTGTACAAGCAAGCAAGTAAAACGTACATCAACGAGACACACGAGCGCGAAGTCTTGAATCGCACGAGGACGTGGTTAATTTGTTTTAACATGTATGTGGCTATTTGTCCTCGCCTCGGCCTTGTCTGACCCGGCTCGGTTACTCTTTCCTTGCGCGTCCACTTTCCTTTTGTGGAAAATGTGACGTTGGTGTGTCAAAAATCCTAGGGATCGAGCGCTGGCTACGCGCCTTGGTCGTCCGACCACGATTCCTGAAGATTACATCGTGCGGCACTCGCGAGAGTGGTGGCGACGGTCCAAGTACAACGGACGACTGGACGTGCACTTGTGTTACTACACCCAGCTCCTCCGAACCGTGACGAGGTACTTTAGTCTGATTTATTCGGATCCGGAGAGCGTTAGCGGGTTCAACGAGGTGCGTTGCTCTAATTACAGTATCCACGAATAAAAAGGCTGATTGAATTGGGGAAAGAGTACCGAGTTTGGGCCGATTACGCGCGCGTTTGATGATGAGATGGAGCAGTTTAAGCAGGATGCCGAACATGCGTATTCGACTGCGCCGGAATCTCGTCATCCGACGTGTCAGTATCGTCTTGCACTGGTACGTTCCTTGGGTTTTGGGATCGAAATGTATGCTAATTATTGTGAGCGAATTGTAGATGCCATTGTAAGCCGATGTTAAGGGGCATATTTTATTTTGAGCTGATACTCGGATCCTAGAGCGGTTGCGTACTATCGTTTGGTCATGTACTCGTTTGGACTAGAACACGCGCATAGGTCCGCGTCTGAGCCTGGGAACATGTTTCTTATTCGAGTAGGTCTCCGTTTCCGTTTCAAAAAGGTCTTTGAGCTAAATAGGCGGTCATGATCCAGTCGGTGGATACCGCCTCGGAGGTCTTGCGTATCACAAACGAGGACTTACCGATACATGAGTATCATCGGTATTCGCCTGATGGACATTGGATGTGGTCTGTATTTGGTGAGTAACCATCTCGAGAGTCGATTCGAGCAAAGTTTATTCATGTCTCAAACAGCCGCTGCGTTCCTCATCAAGGTAAAGTTCACATCTTAACGCATCCCCGATACGCTAACACCCCCTTCAGCTCGCAAAGCCGCGTTCTGTTCAACCGCCACATTTGACCATGACCGAAACTCAGCGTGAAACCTCTCTCGTACTAGTCGAAAAATTCATCCACACGCTAGAATGCAGCGCGGTAGACGACCGACACTCTCCAGCCCTATATGCGCGATTCTTGAGACGGATCATGGGCAAACCGATAAATGCGATTGCTGAAAAAGATCAACAGCTCCAACCGGCCGATAACAACGCGGTCGTTCAATCTCCTCCCGCGCGAATGCTCACTCCCGGGCCGAGCGATATGGGGTCCGCACAAGACGAAGATGTCTTGGCGGCCATGTACAACCTTACCGGAGACTTTTGGGACAATGCGTTGTTGCCCGGTACGTGGGGTATTACTTCCCAGATACCTCGGGCGTAagtttgtttttgttttcctattttgttttcttttttttgtaCGCTTTGTTGGCGGTTTTGCTTTTTCTGTTAGATGTACTGATATGCACGCATGCTGTGGTCAATTTTGAAATTATTTCAAGGATGTAACACTTGGCTGTTGGTCTACTGGTCCAGTTTTTGATCAACGAATTGCGATTTTATTATGGCTGTTGGTAATACTAGAGATCAGGCCCAGGGAACCGGTGATTTGGTGCGATTTTCCTCGACTCGTAATGCTGCAAAGGTGGGACGAAAAACGACAAAGCAGGCTGCTCTCATCAGCGGTCCTGTGTCTGCCCCAAGACTTATGGTCCTTAAGCATATACTGTACCAATATACTTGCAATGCAGGGATGAGAACTACACGCAATCAATCCTTTAATAGTTTCTAAATTCTGCATATTCTGAGTGTGTAAGCTTCTGTGTGCTCGAATTGAACAAGTTGCACAACTAATGAGATTTCTTCTCTGATCTGTCCGGCATCTATTAGGTTAATGCCTTGCGGACCCAAGACACGGGGAAGCCGGTAGCACATTTGAGGGGGCCTGGTTGCAGGTAGGCTAGATGATCAAAGCCCTACTCATTCGGCCTCTATGTGGCCAGTGCAACTTTTTAAGTATTCCAAATAGACGCTTCACGAATGCTTCGAACTCCAAATATATTCCCCTTtgtaattttttttttcattcTATGTATTCTACGATGTTACGGGGCTGAGCCATTTGTTATGTTAACCAAGCGAGTTCAATGGCATATCACCCGGCCGAAGGGCGGGCGTACTGTAGAAGATAGGCACTTACAGCGCATATATCTTTCTTTTTAATCGGATTTATCACTGTGTTCGTGCCTTGCCTTTCTTTTTCATTAGTATAAGAACGCTTTCGTTTTGTAGCCAACCCTCGGTCATCGCGACCATTGTCTATGCACGATTGAGGTGAGGAGTTCCGtagtcgtcgtcgtcgtctcTGTTTTCACGCACTCATTTAGTTTAGCTTTCCCTTTTGCCTTTCACTTATCCTTAGTTACCGAATTATACCAACATATGCCGCCGCTATTTACACTATTTGGAACGTGTCTGCCACCCGTAGCCCACCGTCTGAAGCGCCGCATTCGTGCGATTAACTCGGCTCGGTTAGCCATCCCACTCTCGCTATTGTTTGCGTTAGTCGGGATCAGGCTCGCTCATCTCACCCCTCGTTGGTACCGCTCCGCGCCGACCACCCCTCGCTTCGCCTCATATTCATCGCCTCGACTCGACCCCTCTTTGCTTGCCTCGCTCCACCATCACAATTTGTTTCACCTGCCGCTACCTATCTATTATCCTAGGCAGATGTCAGACCGCTAtatcactgtggtgtgacgagaccctgaaaatcagtacatcagtaaaagattccttttttcagtaggatatggcctgaaaattacaatgttagtatgcttccctcagcatgaatcagactatggaagaattgatacctaaaatcagtatgtattgaccttgatttcagctcaattctcacttaaacacacgcactgattttcagtattataaccttgtacagtgcgCTTGTTTGCTCGCGGCCGTTCGTCTTCTCGTCTTTGCGCGCTCTGGGCTTCTCCACTGAACATGATAGAACTGCTAGAAAGCAGAGTCAAGCAGTCAGGTATAATAAGTGGGCACACCTAAAGCCATCGAGCATACAGCAAGTGACGGCTGTGGCTTAGCTCGAGCGCCTCTCCCCTGGATGGAGTGAAACATACTGACTTAGCTCACCACAGACACAAATTGGGATCACCCGCTAC
This window harbors:
- a CDS encoding Fungal specific transcription factor domain, which produces MEYAHTNQRRVQPTALTMHPSGTSAYYTQSDPQYITHADPSTWQQQQYYNNPSPQDSARATLSPPNAFNTQGYSSDYLTPSPRSSHPDSWSASSNQWVSPRESPIMASAAAPPAWNANAAEVTWNSGIGSFPPLLPGPKKTLDPRQASLAPTTSSSDQRSTSGASDNDTWAITTARGKRLRTDESQKLKTGACKNCKRLKMKCTFDPPGSATCQRCRGNGHDCIVEGRKPRKNSEPLEQLSALIDDKQEIIDGLLRIVSRPRTAENTGADTAEVWRWIERAARSLMPAQPSGEDPEVGNEEERLPPDPTPIGLLADLSLNDPEKEDGQTKGMSSSKSQTEEGDDVGVANAEYFRPGPMAHPDLRRIIVERQMVPEILTLKVIADDEVEHLFRIFHERIDAVIAIIDPVIHTVAGVKARCPFLFTVTSRYWIERPELYKVLMHYAKSAAATAITDGWKSLEVCQAYLLLSVYPQPAKSWAEDRGWLYLGCAIRLAMDLGLYKQASKTYINETHEREVLNRTRTWLICFNMDRALATRLGRPTTIPEDYIVRHSREWWRRSKYNGRLDVHLCYYTQLLRTVTRYFSLIYSDPESVSGFNESTEFGPITRAFDDEMEQFKQDAEHAYSTAPESRHPTCQYRLALMPLAVAYYRLVMYSFGLEHAHRSASEPGNMFLIRSVDTASEVLRITNEDLPIHEYHRYSPDGHWMWSVFAAAFLIKLAKPRSVQPPHLTMTETQRETSLVLVEKFIHTLECSAVDDRHSPALYARFLRRIMGKPINAIAEKDQQLQPADNNAVVQSPPARMLTPGPSDMGSAQDEDVLAAMYNLTGDFWDNALLPGTWGITSQIPRA
- a CDS encoding lymphoid-specific helicase; the protein is MSSTSHSPSPETMTRASTAADTPAAATPGSTATDLPNLAEMAITTPVEDVDATRRMARLNFLLERSSLYAKILEARINQQKEEQAKKPAVEKDTAKPQKATGKGKKRARASDSYDIAGHIDSSTLEKANKRARGEKVKEEEQTTSLPSMEQPDLITGARLKDYQLEGVRWIASLWENGLNGILADEMGLGKTLQTISFLAHMKSKGVWGPFLIVCPLSVLHNWISEFEKFAPSIPVCMYHGSPQHRVELRQTVLRQPTSNASLPKPKRGRPKKKTDDELPEQTTQTFPVIVTTYDMVIRDRIHLAKFGWKYIVVDEGHRLKNMNCKLIQELKQYPSANRLILTGTPLHNNLAELWSLLNFILPDIFNDLHSFQQWFNFSENTDLGDRTAGIVSQLHAILKPFLLRRLKTDVVTDLPPKKEYVLYAPLTSEQKDLYQATLEKDVRDYLMKQALDALEKDEEKEEVEEVVDEKDDKRKLRKRTKPAAPAYLLEDDDDTYFDALERGDYDIPEETEEERRKKERDAAKRQTIRGVNNQHLQNVVMQLRKVCSHPYLFDWPTKPDSDESVVDDTLVAKSGKMLLLERMLDELLKKGHKVLIFSQFTTVLDIIQQWLTHCKDLEHCRIDGSTSPEDRREQMDWFNKSGHGHDDPRIFLLSTRAGGLGINLVGADTVIFFDQDWNPQMDLQAQDRAHRIGQTKPVLIFRLICQHTIETKIMQSATNKRKLEAMVIAKDKFRGFESRKSRNENLVNMANEMLQLEGEKINLVHHGDKIISDADMDVLLDRRPEVFTQRSKGWTGKNEGTFEVYEAEKDEGNDGLARMGNDE
- a CDS encoding Histone-like transcription factor (CBF/NF-Y) and archaeal histone, with the translated sequence MPRLSQAATNAASAESQQDVVMASEGVDNYELPKTLVTRIVKSAIPENAKVQREAMHAFLKGSTVFINYLAATAHELSRARGHKSVGAADVIKAIETIEFNTDGLVKFLEMDLEAYRQGTKKPKPAAKPKPKQGDATTTAGASVAASASASTPASASGRKLKIVVAPIRDDDETGPMEGEVVEMRQEEEEEEEVGEDVDELEDDVDEEPDETVTEGVSFATSGVESSMMDESFRSTT